From the genome of Anaerolineae bacterium:
CAAGGAAAAGACCAGGCGCTGGGCCAGGGCGTCCTCCTGTAACAGGCCGGGCGACATCCAGTAAGGGGCCGGGTAACGCCCCACAAAAACCGACAGCAGGAACACCAGCAACAAGCCCAGCGCCAGCAGCCACAACAACCGGGCCGGAGAAACGCGGTACGGGGTAAATTGCATGGGTAAATTACAACCCCTTCAGTAGCGGCGTCACCTCGGCCTGGATGGTGGCCGGATCCAGGCCATACATCTGAGTGTAGAACTCGTTGAGCGCTTCCTGAAGGTCAATCCCAGCGGCTCGTTCTGGCTGAATTTTGGTAGCCAGCCATTGTAGCCCCAAAATCCAGCGGGTGTCGGGTTGGTCCCAACTGTAGAAATCTTTGGCAAAAGCGTAAAGTTGATTGTTTTGCACCGCCTTGAGTTCCTGCCACTTGGGGTCGGTTTTGAGCTGCTCCACCACGGCCACAGGGTCGGCAAAATAGTTGATCACGTAAATCTGATCCGGGTTCCAGGCCGCAATTTGCTCAAAGCCAACCACGGTCCAGCCGCCTTTTTCGGCGGCTTCTGTCCAAACCGGCGTTCCGCCGGCCAGCTCGGTCATAGTGGTTTGCAGCCAGGTGGCGGGGGGCACGTTAAAGGCGACCTCGCCGCCCCTGTCGCTGTATTGAAGCAGCAAGACGTTTGGCTTTTGCTCGGCGGTAAGGCCGGCCATGGCCTGCCGCACCCGGTCTACCCGCTGCTGGTAAAAATTGAGAATTTCCCGGGCGCGGGCCGGATTGCCCAACAACTGGCCCATGATGGCGATGTCCCGGTCATATTGTTCAGGGGTTTCCAGGTCAACGTAGACCACGGAAATGCCCAATTGCTCCAGGGGTTGGCCAAGTTTTTCGGCCATGAAACTTTTGAGCAGAACCACATCCGGCTTGAGCGGGGCGATTTGCTCTGGCCCGACGTTTTGTTCCAAAAAGATTTTGTCGCCATAAGCCGGGTCAATAACGGCCAAAAAATCATTTCCCGACTGGTTACCTCGCTCGATTCCGGCCAGGCGTTGGCTTGCTTCAGGAAACATGTAGAAGGCATCGGCCACCAGGGTGTTGGCTCGCCCGGCAAAGACAAAACGTTGGGGCTGTTGAGGAAAAATCAGGGTGCGCCCCAGGGCGTCGGCAACCATCACTTCCCCCCCCATCGTGGCCGAGGAAAGCAATAGGGCCTGGGCTTCTTCGGCGGAGGGAACGCAAATTTTCCAGCCAACCTCAATTACGTCCGGGTTGGTAATTTGGGCAAACGTGGAGTCCTGGACATGTTGTTGGTTGGT
Proteins encoded in this window:
- a CDS encoding ABC transporter substrate-binding protein yields the protein MSHKLSRFLSWLLISILLIAVVPWPVLAAPPGQSTVTCVETYTIQADDWLSKISAKFLGDMLAYPALVAATNQQHVQDSTFAQITNPDVIEVGWKICVPSAEEAQALLLSSATMGGEVMVADALGRTLIFPQQPQRFVFAGRANTLVADAFYMFPEASQRLAGIERGNQSGNDFLAVIDPAYGDKIFLEQNVGPEQIAPLKPDVVLLKSFMAEKLGQPLEQLGISVVYVDLETPEQYDRDIAIMGQLLGNPARAREILNFYQQRVDRVRQAMAGLTAEQKPNVLLLQYSDRGGEVAFNVPPATWLQTTMTELAGGTPVWTEAAEKGGWTVVGFEQIAAWNPDQIYVINYFADPVAVVEQLKTDPKWQELKAVQNNQLYAFAKDFYSWDQPDTRWILGLQWLATKIQPERAAGIDLQEALNEFYTQMYGLDPATIQAEVTPLLKGL